CGCAGAATGTCGCACGAAACACAGATTATTTCCGAAATGTTTCTTGTGAACCCGTCGGCACACAATGAAACGCATGATTTGATTGCGCTGAAAGAAACAGAAAAACTGCTCGGCGACATTATTGACAAACTTCCTGCGCAGCAAAAATTGGTATATCATCTTAGTCGTGAGGAAGGCCGAAGTCATGACGACATTGCCAATCTGCTTAAAATTTCCCCCAATACGGTCAAGAATCATATAGTTCAGGCCATGTCCACGATCCGTACCCAGCTTCGTCGCCATTCGGATACATTTATCATTTTGGCTTTTGTAGCCACTTTCAAAAAATAATTTTTTTTTTTACGACCGACTAGTCCCTGTACGGTTCTCATTTGTCTTTTATTTGGTCATATGTGAATTTGATGTCAGAAGAATCGGCCAAACTCACAAATGACAGAAGAGAAAATGATTTTCCTTCGAAAGTTGAAATATATTATTATGTACACGGAAAGGATAAGTGAGCTGACGCATAAATTTTTTGATGGCACGTGCAGCGAGCAGGAAAAGCAGGAGCTGGCGCTTTGGATCAAAGCGAATCCGGATGAGCTATTGGCGCAGGTGCTGGAAAAGGAATGGGATGGTTTCGAGAGTGAAATCAAAATGCCAGCCTACGTCTCAGAGAGAATTCTGGGTAAGATCATTGCCTCAAAGACGGCAGTAACTGAGGACGACATATTTGAGGAAGAACAACCGAGACGTTACCTCTGGCCGCAGATAGCTGCGGCAGCTATTTTAATTTTATCGTTTGGACTATACTGGTGGTCTAAACAGGATCAGAGCCAGGTTGCCCGGCAACCTGTACCGGCCGTGCAGCTTGCAGACATTGCCCCCGGCGGAAATAAAGCTATACTGACCCTTGGCGACGGTTCCAGCATTGTTCTTGACGGCGCCAAGAATGGCAATCTCACAAGCCAGGGAAGTACAAATGTTACCAAATCGAAAAAAGGAGAACTGATTTATAATGCTTCTGGGGCGACCGACCAGGCTGTCGTTTTCAATACCGTAGCAACGCCAAAAGGCGGGCAATACCACATTGTTTTATCTGACGGATCCAAAGTTTGGCTCAACGCCGCTTCCAGTCTGCGATTCCCGACTTCCTTCACCGGGAAAGAACGGAAAGTAGAGATTACCGGAGAGGTGTACTTTGAAATAGCCCACAACGAGAAAATGCCATTTATCGTGAGAGCCAATGATACTGAGATTGCTGTTTTAGGGACGCATTTTAATGTGATGGCCTACGCTGATGAAAAAGTGATGAAAACAACTTTGCTGGAAGGCTCTGTGAAAGTCAGCAAGGCAGGGAAATCGGCTATGTTATCTCCCGGGCAGCAGGCGCGTATCAACAGGATCTCAGATCACATTCGCCTGGTCGACGACGTGGATACCGACAAAGAAATGGCTTGGAAAAATGGGTACTTTCAGTTTCAGGATGATAATCTGGAAAATATTATGCGGCAGATTTCCAGATGGTACGACGTGGATGTTACCTATGAAGGTAATCCGGGAAAAGAAACCTTCACCGGGCGGTTGCCGCGAAATGGCAATGTTTCAAAAGTATTTAAAATACTGTCCCTCAGTGGCGTCAAATTTAGAATAGAAGGAAAATCAATCATTGTAACCCCGTAAACCAGGACAGCGCTTATGACAAAATAGACACCGGCAGAATTTGAAAAACAGGTGTTGTCTCAAAAAGAACGGGAACGTTGCAACCGCTCCCGCTAATAGAGCCAGCATTACTTCACAATTATCTCAAACCGTTTAGTACCAACTCAAAACAAAAGTATGAATCACAACTCTTTTATCCAAAAGAGGCGGGGATTGTCGTATATCATCGATGGTTACCGAAGCCTCCTGGCCACCAAAACATTTTTGGTAATGAAACTGATCTTTATTTTTTGCCTGGCTTTTTGTGTGCAGGTGAGCGCCCGTAGCTCAGCGCAAAAAATTACCCTCGTAGCGCAAAACGCCTCTCTGGAAAGAGTCCTTAAAGATATTGAAAGGCAAAGCGGTTATTCTTTCTGGTATAAAACAGAGCTGATGTCAAAGGCTGAAAAAATTACTGTTTCTATCAAAAACAGCAGTCTGGAAGACGCACTTTCGAAAGTTTTGAAAAATCAGCCGTTTGAATATGCCATTGTGGATCAAACAGTGGTCTTACAGGCCAGAAAACAAAACAAGATCATTGCCCCGATCAAAGAGATACTTGAAATCATCAAGGGACAGGTTCTTGGTTCAGATGGAAAACCCCTCATTGGCGTGACGGTTGTTGTAAAAGCGAGCAAATTGGGGACAACTACGGACACGGACGGAAACTTCTCGGTGAACGCCGCCGATACGGACGTGCTGGTTTTCTCATACATTGGTTTTACAACCAAAGAAGTAGTCGTTGGCAACCAAAGCAGCATTTCTGTTACGCTTTCTGAAAGCAACACCACTTTGGGTGAAGTAGCAGTGATTGGTTACGGAACTCAATCGCGTAAGACGCTGACCAGCGCGGTGAGCACCGTTAAAGCCGAGGAGATGAATAAAGGGGCGATTACAGATGTGGGCCAGCTTTTGCAAGGTAAAGTTCCGGGATTGAATATTACTGCCAGTGGCGATCCAAACAAACCGGCAGCGGTTGTACTTCGCGGCGCGTCTACTATTAACAGTTCGC
The genomic region above belongs to Dyadobacter pollutisoli and contains:
- a CDS encoding FecR family protein, yielding MTEEKMIFLRKLKYIIMYTERISELTHKFFDGTCSEQEKQELALWIKANPDELLAQVLEKEWDGFESEIKMPAYVSERILGKIIASKTAVTEDDIFEEEQPRRYLWPQIAAAAILILSFGLYWWSKQDQSQVARQPVPAVQLADIAPGGNKAILTLGDGSSIVLDGAKNGNLTSQGSTNVTKSKKGELIYNASGATDQAVVFNTVATPKGGQYHIVLSDGSKVWLNAASSLRFPTSFTGKERKVEITGEVYFEIAHNEKMPFIVRANDTEIAVLGTHFNVMAYADEKVMKTTLLEGSVKVSKAGKSAMLSPGQQARINRISDHIRLVDDVDTDKEMAWKNGYFQFQDDNLENIMRQISRWYDVDVTYEGNPGKETFTGRLPRNGNVSKVFKILSLSGVKFRIEGKSIIVTP
- a CDS encoding RNA polymerase sigma factor, with amino-acid sequence MLLITLLEQAANIERSLLLLASEADEDAFAQLFHLYKHKLYAYVLRLTESEMLAEDIVQDIFMKLWNEHRTLAGIDKFGSYLFRMSKNHAINHFRRMSHETQIISEMFLVNPSAHNETHDLIALKETEKLLGDIIDKLPAQQKLVYHLSREEGRSHDDIANLLKISPNTVKNHIVQAMSTIRTQLRRHSDTFIILAFVATFKK